The Cyanobacterium sp. T60_A2020_053 sequence TTAAACATTATATAGCCACGGCTGAACCAGTAGGGTCAAAGACCTTAATTGAAGAATACGACTTTAGCGTCAGTTCCGCCACCGTGCGAAACGTCATGGGTAAATTAGAAAAAGCTGGTCTTCTTTATCAACCATACACATCTGCCGGGCGTATACCCTCTGATTCTGGTTATCGTATTTATGTTGATCGTTTATTAACCCGAAATACCCAGCGCACTTCAACCCTACAACAAACTCTCAAAGTACATCTTAAATCCTTACGAGGTCATTACGAAACACTCTTAAAAAAAATTACTCAAATTCTCTCAGATTTAAGTGGTTGCGTTGCCTTTGTCACCATTCCTCCCACCATGGGCAATATTCTTTACCATTTGCAATTACTGAGAATTTCAGAAGGAAAAATTATGTTAGTAATGGTTATTGACAACTATCAAACCGAGTCAATATTATTAGATTTTGATGATTTTCGGTTAACAGAAAATGAACTTTTATTAGATACCATAGACAGAGAATTACAGATATTATCTAACTTTTTAAATCACAAGCTAAAAGGGCATTCTCTCCTTAACTTAGTTGAGCTAAATTGGAGCGAACTAAATGATAATTTTCAACAGTATGCCCATTTTATCAACAGCCTATTAACAAAAATTAGAAAAAACTATCGCCTGGCTCATCAACCACCCATAATGGTTCAAGGTATTGCCAAAATGATCCGACAACCAGAATTTTCACAAATTGAACAACTACAAATTTTATTACAACTATTAGAAGAAGAACAAGAAAAATTGTTACCGTTAGTGCTTGATATAGAGTCACCATCAGAAACCAAAGTTAAAATTACCATCGGTTCAGAAAATCCCTTGCAATCAATGCAATACTGCAGTTTAATTTCTGCTAATTATCATCAAAAAAATTACGCTATTGGTAGCGTGGGCATTATTGGACCTACTCGAATTGCTTACGAAGATGCCATTACCCTTGTAGAGTCAACGGCTAATTATATCTCCGATTGCTTAGAAAAATCAGCCAATCATTAGACATTATCAATGAAAAGAGTCTTAGTTGAATTTATTGAATGGAATACGTTAAAGGGGTGAAGGGCATCCCATAAACTTGTGATGACAATTGAGTAATAAGGCAAAATAAATTCTTGTTACTTAATTTTATTTAATGAACAATTTATTATCAGATTTTGAATCATATTTTCATTAATCTAATTAATCAACCCATCTTTGGTAGAAAAAAATAACTAATTTTCGTTAAATTCATCTAAAATAGCATTGATCTGATTAATGCTAATATCTTCCTGCTGAGATTTACTATAAATTGTTAATAATAAAATACTTGTTTCCGATTCCCAGAAATAAATTAACCTATATCCGCCACTTTTTCCCTTTTGAATATTACTATTTTTAACCCTTACTT is a genomic window containing:
- the hrcA gene encoding heat-inducible transcriptional repressor HrcA, which produces MTVQNKLNERHQKILQATVKHYIATAEPVGSKTLIEEYDFSVSSATVRNVMGKLEKAGLLYQPYTSAGRIPSDSGYRIYVDRLLTRNTQRTSTLQQTLKVHLKSLRGHYETLLKKITQILSDLSGCVAFVTIPPTMGNILYHLQLLRISEGKIMLVMVIDNYQTESILLDFDDFRLTENELLLDTIDRELQILSNFLNHKLKGHSLLNLVELNWSELNDNFQQYAHFINSLLTKIRKNYRLAHQPPIMVQGIAKMIRQPEFSQIEQLQILLQLLEEEQEKLLPLVLDIESPSETKVKITIGSENPLQSMQYCSLISANYHQKNYAIGSVGIIGPTRIAYEDAITLVESTANYISDCLEKSANH
- a CDS encoding type II toxin-antitoxin system RelE/ParE family toxin, with amino-acid sequence MANNTFSMRFANEFENNLYKLSKKYHNIKADIKPIIEQLQKGNILGDRISGFSPDIYVYKVRVKNSNIQKGKSGGYRLIYFWESETSILLLTIYSKSQQEDISINQINAILDEFNEN